The proteins below come from a single Leptidea sinapis chromosome Z, ilLepSina1.1, whole genome shotgun sequence genomic window:
- the LOC126978410 gene encoding RWD domain-containing protein 4, with protein sequence MSDDAEQQADEVEVLKSIYDGDKNFKQVNDTTYQYKFTEGDKTFILEVIWGPRYPTEKPHLNLEIFYNQHLSAAVKEKIIKLVDAEAEQWMGSAMTYTLFEFLKEKMTEVLSQEATEVITAKVEKIAIQDQAESSKKTEKKEQLSKSQKRRAWDRAEMGRGGEKPRGWDWIDIVKHLSHVPHQPS encoded by the exons ATGTCCGATGACGCTGAGCAACAGGCTGATGAAGTAGAAGTGTTGAAGTCTATTTACGATGGAGATAAGAATTTCAAGCAAGTAAATGACACAACTTATCAATACAAG tttaCTGAAGGGGACAAAACATTTATCTTGGAGGTTATTTGGGGACCTCGTTATCCCACAGAAAAAccacatttgaatttggaaataTTCTATAACCAACACTT GTCTGCAGCTGTCAaggaaaaaattataaaattggtTGATGCAGAAGCTGAACAATGGATGGGTTCTGCTATGACATATACTCTATTTGAGTTTCTGAAGGAGAAGATGACAGAAGTACTTTCACAGGAAGCCACTGAGGTTATTACAGCAAAGGTTGAGAAGATTGCTATTCAAGATCAG GCAGAAAGTAGTAAAAAGACAGAGAAAAAGGAGCAACTGAGTAAGTCACAGAAGAGACGGGCCTGGGACAGAGCTGAGATGGGCCGTGGTGGGGAGAAGCCGCGTGGATGGGACTGGATTGATATTGTTAAACATCTGTCTCATGTGCCGCACCAGCCATCCTGA